In a genomic window of Thermogemmata fonticola:
- the cas8g1 gene encoding type I-G CRISPR-associated protein Cas8g1/Csx17, whose translation MTADLRVLRFDGLHPDTLGHYFAAVGLLAAVGQHWPDVRGCWRNRRFLLLHASLTEEQIKGYLLDTWQPTRYERWWGDAQKADTKAKSSSEVWRLRNSRSVQEVQVLECHLVGLSRNQFNPVFGKGGTLGQRDFADVWSECLKKARPTTKPAKGTTGTCGARTASSAKKSKARLNTEAWLDAALTGDDTAELPSVSAAGTWFVFANKSFNTGQDWFREGRLSPWLFLLAAEGALLLVGDVNRRLSIRARPYAVFPFVCDPAQPTTPGEVGMSKEGEFWAPLWDCPATITEVRHLLKRGLARLGNRSAHAPHEFAIAALAAGTDAGVAEFVRFDLRQTTSAKVYEAVPLEHITVSRPDKADYVDRLSASTLLSSLIPWLNRLPYEPRDSKQRGRFRGLRGPVEAAIIRVSERPDEAERWQHLLLLLSRQQARIDRNKSFREKVPPLPWLHPDWFTRAWPEHLPCPEEVLLARAIASIGAGTAYPLLSNLFGVELDRRGNPTFVAGDRPPRVVWNDAEPLRVFGQVLSRRLLDTEPGKPLALGGTCLAPLETVARLLSGDDLNLDQAAEWVLAFSLIDWKAARPKVRRDRLPFAGELLLLGLLRPIFHENPSCLFDWLPKEPKAALARRILNLIQFGYLDEAIQAAKDYYQAAGRSVVNVSIGRSFDDDLPARLAATLLVPLRNHDIRRGLSRWLVPEKVNLK comes from the coding sequence ATGACAGCCGATCTTCGCGTCCTCCGGTTCGATGGCCTACACCCGGACACTCTGGGCCACTACTTCGCTGCAGTCGGCTTGCTCGCTGCTGTCGGTCAGCACTGGCCGGATGTGCGGGGGTGCTGGCGTAACCGACGGTTCCTGCTCTTGCACGCATCGCTGACTGAAGAGCAGATAAAGGGCTACCTGCTTGATACATGGCAGCCGACCCGCTACGAGCGATGGTGGGGAGACGCCCAGAAGGCCGACACCAAGGCCAAGTCTTCATCGGAGGTCTGGCGGCTACGCAACAGCCGCTCCGTCCAGGAAGTGCAGGTGCTGGAGTGCCATCTTGTCGGACTGAGCCGCAACCAGTTCAACCCCGTGTTTGGTAAAGGCGGAACCCTGGGACAGCGTGACTTCGCAGACGTGTGGAGCGAGTGCTTGAAGAAAGCTCGCCCGACTACCAAGCCAGCAAAGGGAACGACTGGTACTTGCGGGGCACGAACCGCTTCCTCGGCGAAAAAGAGTAAGGCCCGCTTGAACACGGAGGCGTGGCTGGACGCCGCACTTACGGGGGACGACACTGCTGAACTGCCCAGCGTGTCTGCCGCCGGCACCTGGTTTGTGTTCGCCAACAAGTCTTTCAACACGGGACAGGACTGGTTCCGAGAGGGTAGGCTGTCCCCCTGGCTGTTCCTGCTCGCTGCCGAGGGGGCACTTCTTCTCGTAGGGGATGTCAACCGCCGGCTCAGCATCCGGGCAAGGCCATACGCGGTCTTCCCGTTCGTGTGTGACCCGGCCCAGCCGACGACTCCCGGCGAAGTCGGGATGTCGAAAGAGGGGGAGTTCTGGGCACCACTCTGGGATTGTCCGGCGACAATCACGGAGGTCCGTCATCTTTTGAAGCGTGGCCTGGCTCGGCTCGGGAATCGGTCGGCCCACGCTCCCCACGAGTTCGCGATCGCGGCCTTGGCTGCTGGGACCGATGCCGGTGTCGCTGAGTTCGTCCGGTTCGACCTGCGGCAGACGACCAGTGCCAAGGTCTACGAGGCGGTCCCGCTGGAACACATCACCGTTTCGCGGCCCGATAAAGCAGACTACGTGGATCGGCTCTCGGCCTCCACGCTCCTCTCCTCGCTCATTCCCTGGCTGAACCGCCTTCCGTATGAACCGCGAGACTCCAAGCAACGGGGACGCTTTCGCGGTCTTCGCGGGCCGGTTGAGGCGGCCATCATTCGGGTCAGCGAACGTCCGGACGAAGCGGAGCGGTGGCAACACCTGTTGCTGCTCCTGAGCCGGCAGCAAGCCCGGATCGACCGGAACAAATCGTTCCGCGAAAAGGTCCCCCCGTTGCCGTGGCTTCACCCGGACTGGTTCACCCGAGCCTGGCCCGAGCATCTTCCCTGCCCCGAGGAGGTCTTGCTGGCTCGGGCAATCGCGTCCATCGGGGCGGGCACGGCCTACCCGCTCCTATCGAATCTCTTCGGCGTTGAACTGGACCGCCGGGGAAACCCAACCTTCGTAGCAGGGGATCGGCCACCGCGAGTGGTGTGGAACGATGCGGAACCGCTCCGCGTGTTCGGTCAGGTTCTGTCCCGCCGTCTGCTCGACACGGAACCGGGTAAACCCCTGGCCCTGGGCGGAACATGCCTAGCACCTTTGGAGACGGTCGCACGGCTGCTGAGCGGCGACGACCTGAACCTCGACCAGGCAGCCGAGTGGGTCCTTGCCTTCAGCCTGATTGACTGGAAGGCCGCGAGGCCCAAGGTCCGTCGCGACCGTCTCCCCTTCGCAGGCGAGTTGCTCCTTCTGGGCTTGTTGCGGCCCATCTTCCATGAAAACCCGTCCTGTCTCTTCGACTGGCTCCCGAAAGAGCCGAAGGCGGCCCTGGCCCGACGCATTCTCAACTTGATCCAGTTTGGGTATCTGGACGAGGCGATCCAGGCCGCCAAGGACTACTACCAAGCTGCGGGCCGTTCCGTTGTGAATGTATCGATCGGTCGTTCGTTCGATGACGATCTTCCAGCGAGACTGGCGGCCACCCTCCTTGTCCCCCTCAGAAACCACGACATTCGACGGGGCCTGAGCCGCTGGCTCGTACCCGAAAAAGTGAACCTGAAATAA
- the cas3g gene encoding type I-G CRISPR-associated helicase/endonuclease Cas3g produces MSAITPTTFEAFFLTATGVSPYKYQSRLAAADPLPEVLDVPTGLGKTAAVILAWLWRRTSGHPSSPVPRRLVYCLPMRTLVTQTAEAASRWTHNLSEANLLAEPCRVHVLMGGEQADDWDLHPEKNAVIVGTQDMLLSRLLNRGYGMSRYRWPMHFGLLGNDCLWVMDEVQLMGSGLATTVQVDAFQKRFWRPLLPCHFLWMSATLGESLLRTKDREDLDLAKIDPKRLFSLEEPEKQEPAVRQRLAAEKTIEVRKDPPPLRKRDGSGVLDRHQPGRISLLILNTVPVAQDWFRQVQAAIATGANGDGDARPAAILLHSRFRPPDRQRHMASLQRFVERQGKETGAVNDHPGLILVSTQVIEAGIDISGVRLWSEIAPWPSDVQRLGRLNREGRQDGAAATFWMPGSTDENDKGAPNESKKKRERIGPYFRRDLEAARKLLESVRQLMEQDGERRPYREALDAVLKTEESRQGLEVEYEAVIRPHDFLDLFATEPDLAGGFTDVSRFVRDQDRNVDAYVFWRDARTPERSEPAPMADELCPVPFYSLQQFLGAKGTAREWDAESGQWITRWASEVRPGMTLRLWQKQGGYDPDLGWTGNPADVPTVHQPATVSVPDKLTADGTSESHGWLSLADHTADVMAETNELVEAFELSDRPEGMALSKAAPWHDVGKASVRWKNAIDQFLASLRPKVAECRQKESDPQVQGLLDQFAALLAVPGDDCWAKFPDIKWLLGQPDLPAERKKGLRKSLYTPFQPRFRHEAASALVAWKAWREGTAPSLSGLAVYLVACHHGKVRTVLRSIRGTDAVFGIREGEELSPVDGLIPASTPIPTEPRRFGASGQWDDEGGRFRLASTSWVSLVEDLLGTLPKEHEAAGDGADQEQPDALGPFKLAFLEMLFRVADARASARPGKGRNR; encoded by the coding sequence GTGTCCGCGATAACGCCGACCACTTTTGAAGCCTTCTTTCTCACGGCCACCGGGGTGAGTCCGTACAAGTACCAATCCCGCCTTGCGGCTGCTGATCCGCTTCCCGAAGTCCTCGACGTGCCCACTGGCCTTGGGAAGACCGCCGCCGTGATCCTCGCTTGGCTGTGGCGGCGGACAAGCGGTCATCCCTCCTCGCCGGTTCCTCGGCGGCTCGTCTACTGTCTGCCGATGCGGACTCTTGTGACTCAGACCGCCGAGGCGGCAAGCCGGTGGACCCACAACCTGTCTGAGGCGAACCTGTTGGCTGAACCCTGCCGGGTCCACGTGCTGATGGGCGGCGAGCAGGCGGATGATTGGGACCTGCACCCCGAGAAAAACGCGGTCATTGTCGGCACCCAGGACATGCTGCTCTCCCGCCTCCTGAACCGGGGCTACGGGATGAGCCGCTACCGCTGGCCCATGCACTTCGGTCTGCTCGGGAACGACTGCCTGTGGGTCATGGATGAAGTCCAGTTGATGGGTTCCGGCTTGGCGACCACGGTTCAGGTCGATGCCTTCCAGAAGAGGTTCTGGCGACCCCTGCTGCCGTGCCACTTCCTCTGGATGTCGGCCACGCTCGGCGAGTCGCTGCTAAGGACGAAGGACCGCGAGGACCTTGATCTGGCCAAGATCGATCCGAAACGCTTGTTCTCGCTCGAAGAACCTGAGAAACAGGAGCCGGCGGTTCGGCAGAGGCTCGCAGCCGAGAAGACCATTGAAGTGCGGAAAGACCCCCCACCGCTCCGCAAGAGAGACGGGTCAGGTGTCCTTGACCGGCACCAACCAGGCCGGATTTCCCTTCTTATCCTCAATACGGTCCCCGTTGCACAAGACTGGTTTCGGCAGGTCCAGGCGGCCATTGCAACCGGAGCGAACGGCGACGGGGATGCTCGGCCAGCGGCGATCCTGCTTCACAGCCGGTTCCGACCACCGGATCGGCAGCGTCACATGGCGAGTTTGCAGCGGTTCGTGGAGCGGCAGGGCAAGGAGACGGGAGCGGTCAACGATCACCCCGGTCTGATCCTCGTCTCGACCCAGGTCATCGAGGCTGGCATCGATATTTCCGGCGTCCGACTCTGGAGCGAGATCGCACCCTGGCCGTCGGACGTGCAACGCCTGGGCCGGCTGAACAGGGAGGGGAGACAGGACGGTGCTGCGGCGACGTTCTGGATGCCCGGCAGCACCGACGAGAACGACAAGGGAGCACCCAACGAGAGCAAGAAGAAACGCGAACGGATCGGCCCGTACTTCAGGCGAGACCTGGAGGCGGCCCGGAAACTGTTGGAGTCGGTACGACAACTGATGGAGCAAGACGGCGAACGCCGTCCCTACCGCGAAGCCCTTGACGCTGTACTCAAGACGGAGGAAAGCCGCCAGGGCCTCGAAGTGGAGTACGAAGCGGTCATTCGGCCTCACGACTTCCTCGACCTGTTCGCGACCGAGCCGGATTTGGCCGGTGGCTTCACTGACGTTTCTCGTTTCGTCCGCGACCAGGACCGGAACGTGGACGCCTACGTTTTCTGGCGGGACGCACGGACGCCGGAACGCAGCGAGCCGGCACCAATGGCGGACGAACTCTGCCCCGTGCCCTTCTACTCGCTCCAGCAGTTCTTGGGGGCGAAAGGGACCGCCCGCGAGTGGGATGCCGAATCGGGCCAGTGGATCACCCGATGGGCCTCTGAAGTCCGACCGGGGATGACGCTCCGGCTCTGGCAGAAGCAAGGCGGCTACGACCCGGACCTCGGCTGGACCGGAAACCCGGCGGACGTTCCGACCGTGCATCAACCGGCAACGGTCTCCGTTCCCGACAAGCTGACGGCGGACGGAACCAGCGAGAGCCATGGCTGGCTGTCCCTCGCCGATCACACCGCCGACGTGATGGCGGAGACGAATGAACTGGTTGAGGCGTTCGAGTTGAGTGACAGGCCCGAGGGAATGGCGTTGTCCAAGGCCGCTCCCTGGCATGACGTGGGAAAAGCCTCTGTCCGCTGGAAGAACGCTATCGACCAGTTCCTGGCGAGCCTCCGACCGAAGGTCGCAGAATGCCGGCAAAAGGAAAGCGACCCGCAGGTACAGGGATTACTTGACCAATTCGCCGCACTGCTGGCCGTGCCGGGTGACGACTGCTGGGCGAAGTTTCCTGACATCAAGTGGCTGTTGGGACAACCAGACCTGCCCGCCGAGCGGAAAAAGGGACTCCGCAAGAGCCTCTACACTCCCTTCCAGCCGCGATTTCGTCATGAGGCAGCGAGTGCCCTCGTTGCCTGGAAAGCCTGGCGGGAAGGAACGGCCCCGTCGTTGAGTGGCCTCGCCGTCTACCTGGTCGCCTGTCACCACGGCAAGGTCCGAACTGTACTCCGCTCGATCCGGGGAACCGACGCGGTGTTCGGCATCCGCGAAGGAGAGGAACTTTCTCCAGTCGATGGACTCATCCCGGCTAGCACACCGATCCCGACGGAACCGAGGCGGTTCGGTGCGAGCGGGCAGTGGGACGACGAGGGCGGCAGGTTCAGGCTCGCGAGTACGTCCTGGGTATCGCTTGTGGAGGACCTACTCGGGACCTTACCCAAGGAGCACGAGGCGGCTGGCGACGGGGCCGACCAGGAACAGCCGGACGCCCTTGGCCCATTCAAACTGGCTTTTCTGGAGATGCTATTTCGTGTGGCGGACGCCCGAGCAAGTGCTCGTCCGGGGAAGGGGAGGAACCGATGA
- a CDS encoding recombinase family protein, whose amino-acid sequence MAGNHKVAIYARVSTDEQTVDPQLRDLREYAANRGWRDVQEFVDVGVSGAKDSRPAWNRLWDAIQKGRVKVLFVHALDRLGRSLPHLVKILSTLVERDVVLVSFRENIDLSTSTGRMVAGLFSVLADYELSIIRERTKAGMRAARARGSQIGPKKRPFDADKATRLRDQGWGQIRIARELGVGVGRVNRWVKEEYVPPDRRTSR is encoded by the coding sequence ATGGCCGGGAATCACAAGGTCGCCATTTATGCTCGTGTGAGCACCGACGAGCAAACCGTCGATCCGCAACTCCGCGACCTGCGGGAGTACGCGGCCAACCGGGGCTGGCGGGACGTGCAGGAGTTCGTGGACGTGGGCGTGTCCGGGGCCAAGGACAGCCGCCCGGCGTGGAACCGGCTGTGGGACGCGATCCAGAAGGGCCGGGTCAAGGTGCTGTTCGTGCATGCCCTCGACCGGCTCGGTCGCTCCCTGCCCCATTTGGTAAAGATCCTCTCCACGCTGGTCGAGCGGGACGTAGTGCTGGTGTCATTCCGGGAGAACATCGACCTGTCCACCAGCACGGGCCGGATGGTCGCGGGCCTGTTCAGCGTCCTGGCTGACTACGAGTTGTCGATCATCCGTGAGCGGACGAAGGCCGGGATGCGGGCGGCTCGGGCACGCGGTAGCCAGATCGGCCCCAAGAAGCGGCCCTTCGACGCCGACAAGGCCACCCGGCTGCGGGACCAGGGCTGGGGCCAGATTCGGATTGCCCGCGAGTTGGGCGTCGGTGTCGGGCGGGTCAACAGGTGGGTGAAGGAAGAATACGTTCCGCCGGATCGGAGAACGAGCCGGTAG
- a CDS encoding AAA family ATPase: protein MRGKSMSPRTSQPGDRPPAHVDRLDQVGRVRQLGQSTKPGFKKASEIKTAAVEWLWSDHIPVGSLTVLEGDPGHGKSTVTYDIAACVSAGLSIPFRDSAVEPAGVVIVQGEDDTESKVVPSLQAVGADLDRIAFIESLILPDDLREVESAVKRMSARLLVIDPITAFFGTSLNNDQSARKVLGPLQEMAKKWRLAVVLVRHQRKAGGRSEYQGAGSIGIIGAARSGLRVEDDPQKRPFTHRLVNFKGNLSRGSPVCYRTVRDDAGIITVEWSVYKPPVGFSLGSAKKSKMQEAEDFIYRLLGNGPMMSNEVFRLAQENSLARKTVERAKRRIGVVDWKEGDGKTTRTFWALPRPRLGFCTATALAVGELMRAAVVGSTGQHPRVVVDNNQVRVVRIHLDDRPILQLDVNTDERRGWIEAADGQEAVTFELDDPALWERFRSMMKEFGLTWADDEYARLTCKPD, encoded by the coding sequence ATGCGAGGAAAGAGCATGTCTCCACGCACCTCCCAACCAGGGGATCGACCCCCTGCCCACGTTGACCGACTTGACCAAGTTGGCCGAGTTCGTCAACTCGGCCAATCCACTAAGCCGGGTTTCAAGAAGGCTTCCGAGATCAAGACCGCCGCAGTCGAATGGCTGTGGTCCGACCACATCCCAGTCGGGTCGCTCACTGTGCTGGAGGGCGACCCCGGCCACGGAAAGAGCACCGTTACCTACGATATCGCCGCCTGCGTTTCGGCAGGGCTGTCGATCCCCTTCCGGGATTCCGCCGTCGAGCCGGCGGGAGTAGTCATTGTCCAGGGCGAGGACGACACGGAGAGCAAAGTCGTCCCTAGCCTCCAGGCCGTCGGGGCGGATCTCGACCGAATCGCCTTCATCGAATCCCTGATCCTGCCGGACGACCTGCGGGAAGTGGAGTCGGCGGTCAAGAGAATGTCCGCTCGGCTGCTGGTCATCGACCCCATCACCGCCTTCTTCGGCACGAGCCTGAACAACGACCAGTCCGCCCGCAAGGTTCTCGGGCCGCTCCAGGAGATGGCGAAGAAGTGGCGGCTGGCCGTCGTCCTTGTCCGCCATCAGCGGAAGGCCGGCGGGCGTTCCGAGTACCAGGGGGCCGGCAGCATCGGCATCATCGGGGCAGCCCGGTCAGGTCTGCGTGTCGAGGATGACCCGCAGAAGAGGCCCTTCACGCACCGGCTGGTCAACTTCAAAGGCAACCTCTCCCGTGGTTCCCCGGTCTGCTACCGCACCGTGAGGGACGACGCGGGCATCATCACGGTCGAGTGGTCGGTGTACAAGCCGCCGGTCGGCTTCAGTCTGGGGTCGGCCAAGAAGTCCAAGATGCAGGAAGCGGAGGACTTCATTTACCGGCTCCTGGGCAACGGGCCGATGATGTCCAACGAGGTCTTCCGGCTCGCCCAGGAGAACTCCCTCGCCCGGAAGACCGTCGAGCGGGCCAAGCGGAGGATAGGTGTCGTTGACTGGAAGGAGGGCGACGGGAAAACCACCCGGACCTTCTGGGCACTCCCCCGTCCCCGCCTTGGCTTCTGCACGGCGACGGCCCTGGCCGTGGGTGAGTTAATGCGGGCAGCGGTCGTCGGCAGCACCGGCCAGCACCCCCGCGTCGTTGTGGACAACAACCAGGTGCGGGTGGTGCGGATTCATCTGGATGACCGCCCGATTCTGCAACTCGATGTGAACACCGACGAGCGGCGGGGCTGGATCGAGGCAGCGGACGGCCAGGAGGCCGTGACCTTCGAGCTTGACGACCCGGCCCTCTGGGAGAGGTTCCGGTCGATGATGAAGGAGTTCGGGCTGACATGGGCCGATGACGAGTACGCCCGGCTGACCTGCAAGCCCGATTGA
- a CDS encoding PVC-type heme-binding CxxCH protein encodes MRLALPGIAIVFLLAWWGWSMPTLAQVPSSASPLPEDFAQPQSPPRPAPFPVRLVDQGQWDPRLKGYYLPEGFQLEIVISEPEVINPVGMTFAPDGTLFVLEWRPDPVTGDRWYEVKETFRYRDGSTRQVATMKKFTFDLVKQFTYNPATGKFHPPKVIIAEELPSSILYHDGWLYVTGRGTVRRWRQGVQVGIGGPGTERPVNPNDPWSVREIIAQGFCGFHHHQVSGLTIGNDGLLYITSGDDDNYVEGSDGSRATVLRTGAVFRCRLDGSQMEVYSIGYRNPYRDLAHDDKFNWFHVDNDNEDGSKFMGCRILHVAEGTDFGWRLLLGARCCRPDHTRGAIAGELPGKVPPMLKTGRGSPAGLMIYHDTRIPPQYRGLLYYPDVFRKLVRAYKVAPEGATFKITHEMEFFKSDDPLFRPCQMIIGPDGAIYVCDWRTDSGGAGKLSGDGQHGRIYRITWQGTAEQAALPRRGMDSWWKIRQLPLPQLIEALGRPDLTDRVEARKELVRRGAEARDQVLVYLQRGGFRDQDEARLPALGVLMAGWNAAVQNYFLHCLQDPSPDVRRCVVEGLALYADRSDPRLLEELLKKLGDPEPAVRRAVALALGRIGGPPVAQALVNNYLADLKGDPFLKDGYLRALERLGKPGIEAILALAASGDRERNIAVEMYQALRSREAAELLPQLLERPDLSVAQRAALVRSFGNYLFDPPLSLRPLTEYLQRRPGEHLDVVRAAIEVFAASGEENSQQAVQLVERLLRDPRAEARRVGITAAEDLRLRPVVPLLIELVTHDRHSEADRLAAVRALRMINDPRAAPVLRDIVQGGYPAVVKVEALQALRLMRPAEAQAIAQRLLDEADPQLLAEAIAILTPTKAGARLVAERYLARKIPQDYYPQITEALQKFADDPALAKLRAEVLRGGLLLSLEPGQIEKIRRLVEEKGNPKRGREIYLNARLVACVSCHRLEGVGGAVGPDLTRIWDTMSLDKILESILDPSREIKEGFQTYRLTTTEEQVFTGLKVLENGREVVLRESTGRDIRISREQIESLTPLKVSLMPDNAVALLSLDQFIDLLAFLKNRQEQEALRGMVVEVQASPAMRPSPNNGPPAIADSSWRLIAAEANGDLALDSLLPEPRSVAYLRVYVHSPKDQTVQLIAQGTGLTRLWLEQKIMGREVAGQPLQQPLPLKAGWNGLILEVRRDQQPPRLTLQVQGENLRVASRPLDLPANPNPSGR; translated from the coding sequence ATGCGACTTGCACTTCCTGGGATTGCCATCGTGTTCCTGTTGGCGTGGTGGGGATGGAGCATGCCGACCTTGGCGCAAGTGCCTTCAAGCGCTTCACCCCTGCCAGAAGACTTTGCCCAGCCGCAATCTCCGCCGCGGCCCGCCCCTTTCCCCGTCCGCCTGGTAGACCAGGGACAATGGGATCCGCGCTTGAAAGGCTACTACCTGCCGGAAGGATTCCAACTGGAAATCGTCATCAGCGAGCCGGAGGTGATCAATCCCGTGGGCATGACCTTCGCTCCTGATGGCACGCTGTTTGTCCTCGAATGGCGGCCCGATCCCGTCACGGGGGACCGCTGGTATGAAGTGAAGGAAACGTTCCGCTATCGTGACGGTAGCACGCGCCAGGTCGCCACCATGAAGAAGTTCACCTTCGACCTGGTCAAGCAGTTCACCTACAATCCAGCCACGGGGAAGTTCCATCCTCCCAAGGTGATCATCGCCGAAGAGCTGCCGTCGTCGATCCTGTACCATGATGGCTGGCTGTACGTGACCGGGCGAGGTACAGTCCGGCGTTGGCGGCAGGGAGTCCAGGTCGGGATCGGCGGCCCCGGTACGGAACGTCCCGTCAACCCTAACGATCCCTGGAGCGTGCGGGAAATTATCGCTCAGGGTTTTTGCGGCTTCCACCATCATCAGGTCTCTGGGCTGACCATCGGAAATGATGGGCTACTCTACATCACCAGTGGCGATGATGACAACTATGTGGAAGGGTCGGATGGAAGCCGGGCGACAGTGCTCCGGACGGGAGCGGTCTTTCGTTGCCGCCTGGACGGTTCCCAAATGGAAGTGTATTCCATCGGCTACCGCAATCCTTATCGCGATCTGGCCCATGATGACAAATTCAATTGGTTCCACGTGGATAACGACAATGAAGACGGCAGCAAGTTCATGGGCTGCCGCATTCTGCATGTCGCAGAAGGAACCGATTTCGGCTGGCGGCTGCTCCTGGGAGCGCGATGCTGCCGCCCGGATCATACCCGCGGGGCCATTGCCGGGGAGTTGCCGGGAAAAGTCCCACCGATGCTCAAGACCGGTCGCGGTTCTCCCGCCGGTTTGATGATCTACCATGATACCCGAATCCCGCCCCAATATCGCGGCTTGCTCTACTATCCGGATGTTTTCCGGAAATTGGTGCGAGCTTACAAGGTGGCTCCGGAGGGAGCGACATTCAAAATCACTCATGAGATGGAATTTTTCAAAAGTGATGACCCACTCTTCCGTCCCTGTCAGATGATCATTGGCCCGGATGGGGCCATCTACGTGTGCGATTGGCGCACGGATTCGGGAGGGGCCGGGAAGCTCTCCGGCGATGGGCAACACGGCCGTATCTACCGCATCACTTGGCAGGGCACAGCCGAGCAAGCGGCACTTCCCCGCCGCGGCATGGACTCCTGGTGGAAGATTCGGCAATTGCCTCTGCCTCAACTGATCGAAGCTCTGGGTCGGCCCGACCTGACCGACCGCGTGGAAGCCCGCAAGGAATTGGTCCGCCGGGGTGCCGAGGCGCGGGATCAGGTGCTGGTGTACCTGCAACGGGGTGGCTTCCGGGATCAGGATGAAGCCCGATTGCCGGCCTTGGGGGTGCTCATGGCGGGATGGAATGCCGCTGTGCAGAACTATTTTCTCCACTGCCTCCAGGACCCATCGCCGGATGTTCGCCGGTGTGTCGTCGAGGGTTTGGCTCTTTACGCTGATCGCTCCGACCCGCGCTTGCTCGAAGAATTGCTCAAGAAACTCGGCGATCCGGAGCCGGCCGTGCGGCGTGCCGTGGCCCTGGCCCTGGGGCGCATCGGCGGACCTCCCGTCGCTCAAGCCTTGGTCAACAATTACCTAGCGGACCTCAAGGGGGACCCCTTCCTTAAGGATGGCTACCTCCGCGCCTTAGAGCGGCTAGGTAAGCCGGGAATCGAAGCCATACTCGCCCTGGCTGCCAGCGGGGACCGAGAGCGGAACATCGCCGTGGAGATGTACCAGGCTCTGCGCAGCCGAGAGGCGGCGGAACTGCTCCCCCAATTGCTCGAACGCCCCGATCTGTCGGTGGCCCAACGGGCGGCCTTAGTTCGCTCCTTCGGGAATTACCTCTTCGATCCGCCGTTGTCTTTACGCCCCCTCACCGAGTATCTCCAGCGTCGGCCGGGGGAACATCTCGACGTCGTGCGAGCGGCTATCGAAGTGTTCGCTGCCAGTGGTGAGGAAAACTCCCAGCAAGCGGTGCAACTGGTGGAGCGGCTCCTGCGAGACCCACGGGCCGAAGCCCGTCGTGTCGGTATCACCGCGGCAGAAGACTTGCGCTTGCGCCCCGTCGTGCCCCTGTTGATCGAATTGGTGACTCATGACCGCCACTCGGAAGCGGATCGCCTCGCTGCGGTCCGTGCCCTGCGGATGATCAACGACCCCCGTGCCGCCCCAGTGCTGCGGGACATCGTTCAGGGCGGGTATCCCGCGGTCGTCAAAGTCGAAGCCCTCCAGGCCCTGAGACTGATGAGGCCCGCGGAAGCCCAGGCGATCGCCCAACGCTTGCTCGATGAAGCCGACCCCCAACTGCTCGCCGAAGCAATCGCCATTCTGACCCCCACTAAAGCGGGTGCCCGGCTTGTGGCGGAGCGCTACCTCGCCCGGAAGATTCCGCAAGACTACTATCCGCAAATCACCGAAGCGCTCCAGAAATTCGCTGATGACCCTGCCTTAGCGAAGTTGCGCGCTGAGGTCCTGCGCGGCGGGCTGCTCTTGTCCTTGGAACCCGGCCAAATCGAAAAGATCCGCCGCCTCGTGGAGGAAAAAGGCAATCCCAAACGGGGGCGGGAGATTTACCTGAACGCCCGTTTGGTCGCTTGCGTCAGTTGCCATCGCTTGGAGGGAGTCGGCGGCGCAGTCGGACCAGACTTAACCCGCATTTGGGACACGATGTCTTTGGACAAAATCTTGGAGTCCATCCTCGATCCGAGCCGCGAGATTAAGGAAGGCTTCCAAACTTACCGCCTGACCACCACGGAAGAGCAGGTCTTCACGGGCTTGAAAGTCCTGGAAAACGGCCGGGAAGTGGTGCTCCGGGAGTCCACCGGGCGCGACATCCGCATTTCCCGCGAACAGATCGAATCCCTGACGCCCTTGAAAGTCTCCCTCATGCCGGACAACGCCGTTGCCTTGCTGAGCCTGGATCAATTTATCGACCTGCTCGCTTTCCTCAAGAACCGCCAGGAGCAGGAGGCCTTGCGAGGGATGGTCGTGGAAGTACAAGCCAGTCCGGCGATGCGGCCGTCTCCGAATAATGGACCTCCTGCCATCGCTGATTCCTCCTGGCGCCTGATTGCTGCGGAAGCCAACGGGGATCTGGCCTTAGATTCCCTGCTCCCAGAACCCCGGAGTGTGGCCTACCTGCGCGTGTATGTCCACAGTCCCAAGGATCAAACCGTGCAACTCATTGCCCAAGGGACTGGTTTGACCCGCCTCTGGCTGGAGCAAAAGATCATGGGGCGGGAAGTGGCGGGCCAGCCGCTCCAGCAGCCGCTCCCCCTCAAAGCCGGTTGGAATGGGTTGATCCTGGAGGTACGGCGGGATCAACAGCCGCCGCGCCTCACCTTGCAGGTGCAGGGGGAAAACCTCCGCGTGGCCTCCCGTCCTCTCGATCTGCCGGCTAACCCGAATCCTTCCGGTCGCTAA
- a CDS encoding type I restriction-modification system subunit M N-terminal domain-containing protein, whose product MLLVTGHCETYTDVREGGGKGVGTRPLPLRDASGQEKIRIRRSNVEGPGTRPRGNQYETADALRANMDAAEYKHVVLGLIFLKYISDAFRGAVPQPRLQAKRSQGADPEDPVEYQALDVLYGYRG is encoded by the coding sequence TTGCTCCTTGTCACCGGCCATTGCGAAACCTACACCGATGTTCGAGAAGGAGGAGGAAAGGGGGTTGGGACCCGCCCTCTCCCCCTGCGGGACGCATCGGGACAGGAGAAGATAAGAATCCGCCGGAGCAACGTCGAGGGGCCGGGAACGAGACCACGGGGAAACCAGTACGAGACCGCCGATGCCCTCCGCGCCAACATGGACGCGGCCGAGTACAAGCACGTCGTCCTCGGCCTGATTTTCCTCAAGTACATCTCCGATGCCTTTCGAGGAGCAGTACCCCAGCCCAGGCTCCAGGCCAAACGCTCGCAGGGGGCCGACCCGGAAGACCCGGTTGAGTACCAGGCTCTCGATGTTTTATATGGGTACCGCGGATAA